Proteins encoded together in one Hevea brasiliensis isolate MT/VB/25A 57/8 chromosome 16, ASM3005281v1, whole genome shotgun sequence window:
- the LOC110655311 gene encoding uncharacterized protein LOC110655311 isoform X2, whose product MDEKGVSSSHLTVSEEKSDSFYPMYFGVSCAFFALKVLSRPDREEERWSELCDKMLQGSAQLLGLLVWRIQREGENSEGYKLLHELGAAKKEIKKLNQMRRDDAKANEKVVSIFASQEQGWLIERKKLRQHAGTLMNELRVLQKSEEEAISEINDKLKEMELLVQEKDKALEEKEHKRKELEEKFTKAENSAEELRETAKREAQEYSTDLWKHKTAFLELASNQQQLEAELGRALRQLESKRQEIDLVLEQKEESVLLTQKLSMEVVKMRKDLEQKDKILSAMLRKSKVYTVEKQMLLKEAELSKAKRKQAELETERWRAVSESKYKRHSLRSMFARQANSRSDDPSIARGTSQIGKGRSQPGDYVLEYENPEFRKDAEVFTPFSESYSPEINDELGWVRSEAEKYATTIEKRHHLEIDAFAEQMRLKDEKLEAFRWQMLSMKIESKRLRSYAAGLSQELSQLRHENMKLEALSLERQEELKALKEQFIVQVTPHISRKTDKDSSLPGPTSAHGASNVKIVKREPEERDQETKADLMEMSPAPDAEKEGGEGAFNKQSTNVIFIVQSPEKEFEEKKNVSNEAPLKDKSASLVEIDSVQKSTWPSQPLIKTTNSACRMDLQALGVSYKIKRLKQQLIMLERLTGKLEIGEHTENNDSMQYEIKGFQLLISLLNKQISRYHSLQGKTDELCKRMHDNDADKSEHSGSLRTKAGTKTLEHFLEETFQLQRYIVATGQKLMEVQSQIASGFAGSPEDVDKSVSFDMKRFTDNIRTLFQEVQRGLEVRIARIIGDLEGTLACEGMIRMRR is encoded by the exons ATGGATGAAAAAGGGGTCTCTAGTTCGCATTTAACTGTCTCAGAAGAGAAGAGTGATAGCTTCTATCCAATGTATTTTGGTGTTTCTTGTGCTTTCTTTGCTCTCAAAGTCTTATCAAGACCTGATCGGGAAGAAGAAAGATGGTCTGAATTATGTGATAAAATGCTTCAAGGAAGTGCCCAACTCTTGGGATTGCTTGTGTGGAGAATCCAGAGAGAAGGAGAAAATAGTGAAGGATATAAGCTGCTTCATGAGCTAGGGGCTGCAAAGAAAGAGATCAAAAAGCTAAACCAAATGAGACGTGATGATGCAAAGGCGAATGAGAAAGTTGTTAGCATCTTTGCATCACAGGAGCAGGGATGGTTGATTGAGAGGAAAAAGCTCAGGCAGCACGCTGGAACTCTTATGAATGAATTGAGGGTTCTTCAAAAAAGTGAAGAAGAAGCTATTTCTGAAATAAATGATAAATTGAAGGAGATGGAGCTTCTGGTGCAGGAGAAGGATAAGGCATTAGAGGAAAAGGAACATAAGAGGAAGGAGTTAGAAGAAAAGTTTACAAAGGCTGAAAATAGTGCAGAAGAGTTGAGAGAAACTGCAAAACGAGAAGCTCAAGAGTACTCTACTGATCTTTGGAAGCATAAGACTGCTTTTCTTGAGCTGGCGTCTAACCAGCAGCAGCTTGAAGCAGAGCTGGGTAGAGCACTTAGGCAACTTGAATCTAAAAGGCAAGAGATTGATTTGGTCTTGGAACAAAAAGAGGAGTCAGTCCTGTTGACCCAAAAACTTTCCATGGAAGTTGTAAAGATGCGCAAAGATTTAGAGCAGAAAGATAAGATCTTGTCTGCAATGCTCAGGAAATCCAAAGTGTATACAGTTGAGAAGCAAATGCTCCTAAAGGAGGCTGAACTATCAAAGGCTAAGAGGAAGCAAGCTGAACTAGAAACAGAAAGGTGGAGAGCAGTTTCTGAGTCTAAATATAAGAGACATTCATTGAGAAGTATGTTCGCTCGCCAAGCCAATTCAAGGTCAGATGATCCTTCAATTGCCAGAGGGACCTCACAAATTGGGAAAGGGAGATCACAGCCTGGTGATTATGTTCTAGAGTATGAGAATCCCGAGTTCCGAAAGGATGCAGAAGTTTTTACTCCCTTTTCTGAAAGCTACTCACCAGAAATAAATGATGAACTTG GGTGGGTTCGCTCAGAAGCAGAAAAGTATGCAACCACAATTGAGAAGAGGCATCATTTAGAAATAGATGCTTTTGCAGAACAGATGAGGCTCAAAGATGAGAAATTAGAAGCTTTTCGTTGGCAAATGCTAAGCATGAAAATAGAATCAAAGCGATTGCGGTCTTACGCTGCAGGACTGAGCCAGGAGTTGTCACAGCTCAGGCATGAGAATATGAAATTGGAAGCATTGTCATTGGAAAGGCAAGAAGAATTAAAAGCTTTGAAAGAGCAATTCATAGTGCAAGTAACACCTCATATTAGCCGGAAGACAGACAAAGATTCATCTCTACCTGGTCCAACATCAGCCCATGGTGCCTCCAATGTTAAGATTGTAAAGAGAGAACCTGAAGAAAGGGATCAAGAAACAAAAGCAGATTTAATGGAAATGTCTCCAGCGCCAGATGCAGAGAAAGAAGGAGGAGAAGGAGCCTTTAATAAACAGTCCACTAATGTTATTTTCATTGTTCAGTCTCCTGAAAAGGAGtttgaagaaaagaagaatgTATCTAATGAGGCTCCGTTGAAGGACAAAAGTGCAAGTCTAGTGGAGATTGATTCTGTTCAAAAGTCAACTTGGCCTAGCCAGCCATTGATAAAGACAACTAATTCTGCATGTAGGATGGATCTTCAAGCTCTGGGAGTTTCTTACAAAATCAAGAGGCTGAAGCAGCAACTCATAATGCTTGAGAGACTGACAGGAAAGCTAGAAATTGGGGAACATACAGAAAACAATGATAGCATGCAGTATGAGATAAAGGGCTTCCAATTACTGATTTCTTTGCTTAATAAACAAATCAGCAGGTACCATTCTCTTCAAGGCAAGACTGATGAACTTTGCAAGAGAATG CATGATAATGATGCAGACAAAAGTGAACATTCCGGTTCATTAAGAACAAAAGCGGGTACTAAAACATTAGAGCATTTTCTTGAAGAAACATTTCAGCTTCAAAGATATATTGTTGCAACAGGACAGAAATTGATGGAAGTTCAGTCCCAGATTGCTTCTGGATTTGCTGGGTCCCCTGAAGATGTTGACAAGTCTGTCAGCTTTGACATGAAGCGCTTTACTGATAACATAAGAACTCTTTTTCAAGAAGTTCAGAGAGGACTCGAAGTTCGAATTGCTCGAA
- the LOC110655311 gene encoding uncharacterized protein LOC110655311 isoform X3, with protein sequence MDEKGVSSSHLTVSEEKSDSFYPMYFGVSCAFFALKVLSRPDREEERWSELCDKMLQGSAQLLGLLVWRIQREGENSEGYKLLHELGAAKKEIKKLNQMRRDDAKANEKVVSIFASQEQGWLIERKKLRQHAGTLMNELRVLQKSEEEAISEINDKLKEMELLVQEKDKALEEKEHKRKELEEKFTKAENSAEELRETAKREAQEYSTDLWKHKTAFLELASNQQQLEAELGRALRQLESKRQEIDLVLEQKEESVLLTQKLSMEVVKMRKDLEQKDKILSAMLRKSKVYTVEKQMLLKEAELSKAKRKQAELETERWRAVSESKYKRHSLRSMFARQANSRSDDPSIARGTSQIGKGRSQPGDYVLEYENPEFRKDAEVFTPFSESYSPEINDELAFATDLKHLEGWVRSEAEKYATTIEKRHHLEIDAFAEQMRLKDEKLEAFRWQMLSMKIESKRLRSYAAGLSQELSQLRHENMKLEALSLERQEELKALKEQFIVQVTPHISRKTDKDSSLPGPTSAHGASNVKIVKREPEERDQETKADLMEMSPAPDAEKEGGEGAFNKQSTNVIFIVQSPEKEFEEKKNVSNEAPLKDKSASLVEIDSVQKSTWPSQPLIKTTNSACRMDLQALGVSYKIKRLKQQLIMLERLTGKLEIGEHTENNDSMQYEIKGFQLLISLLNKQISRYHSLQGKTDELCKRMTKVNIPVH encoded by the exons ATGGATGAAAAAGGGGTCTCTAGTTCGCATTTAACTGTCTCAGAAGAGAAGAGTGATAGCTTCTATCCAATGTATTTTGGTGTTTCTTGTGCTTTCTTTGCTCTCAAAGTCTTATCAAGACCTGATCGGGAAGAAGAAAGATGGTCTGAATTATGTGATAAAATGCTTCAAGGAAGTGCCCAACTCTTGGGATTGCTTGTGTGGAGAATCCAGAGAGAAGGAGAAAATAGTGAAGGATATAAGCTGCTTCATGAGCTAGGGGCTGCAAAGAAAGAGATCAAAAAGCTAAACCAAATGAGACGTGATGATGCAAAGGCGAATGAGAAAGTTGTTAGCATCTTTGCATCACAGGAGCAGGGATGGTTGATTGAGAGGAAAAAGCTCAGGCAGCACGCTGGAACTCTTATGAATGAATTGAGGGTTCTTCAAAAAAGTGAAGAAGAAGCTATTTCTGAAATAAATGATAAATTGAAGGAGATGGAGCTTCTGGTGCAGGAGAAGGATAAGGCATTAGAGGAAAAGGAACATAAGAGGAAGGAGTTAGAAGAAAAGTTTACAAAGGCTGAAAATAGTGCAGAAGAGTTGAGAGAAACTGCAAAACGAGAAGCTCAAGAGTACTCTACTGATCTTTGGAAGCATAAGACTGCTTTTCTTGAGCTGGCGTCTAACCAGCAGCAGCTTGAAGCAGAGCTGGGTAGAGCACTTAGGCAACTTGAATCTAAAAGGCAAGAGATTGATTTGGTCTTGGAACAAAAAGAGGAGTCAGTCCTGTTGACCCAAAAACTTTCCATGGAAGTTGTAAAGATGCGCAAAGATTTAGAGCAGAAAGATAAGATCTTGTCTGCAATGCTCAGGAAATCCAAAGTGTATACAGTTGAGAAGCAAATGCTCCTAAAGGAGGCTGAACTATCAAAGGCTAAGAGGAAGCAAGCTGAACTAGAAACAGAAAGGTGGAGAGCAGTTTCTGAGTCTAAATATAAGAGACATTCATTGAGAAGTATGTTCGCTCGCCAAGCCAATTCAAGGTCAGATGATCCTTCAATTGCCAGAGGGACCTCACAAATTGGGAAAGGGAGATCACAGCCTGGTGATTATGTTCTAGAGTATGAGAATCCCGAGTTCCGAAAGGATGCAGAAGTTTTTACTCCCTTTTCTGAAAGCTACTCACCAGAAATAAATGATGAACTTG CATTTGCAACTGACCTCAAGCATTTGGAAGGGTGGGTTCGCTCAGAAGCAGAAAAGTATGCAACCACAATTGAGAAGAGGCATCATTTAGAAATAGATGCTTTTGCAGAACAGATGAGGCTCAAAGATGAGAAATTAGAAGCTTTTCGTTGGCAAATGCTAAGCATGAAAATAGAATCAAAGCGATTGCGGTCTTACGCTGCAGGACTGAGCCAGGAGTTGTCACAGCTCAGGCATGAGAATATGAAATTGGAAGCATTGTCATTGGAAAGGCAAGAAGAATTAAAAGCTTTGAAAGAGCAATTCATAGTGCAAGTAACACCTCATATTAGCCGGAAGACAGACAAAGATTCATCTCTACCTGGTCCAACATCAGCCCATGGTGCCTCCAATGTTAAGATTGTAAAGAGAGAACCTGAAGAAAGGGATCAAGAAACAAAAGCAGATTTAATGGAAATGTCTCCAGCGCCAGATGCAGAGAAAGAAGGAGGAGAAGGAGCCTTTAATAAACAGTCCACTAATGTTATTTTCATTGTTCAGTCTCCTGAAAAGGAGtttgaagaaaagaagaatgTATCTAATGAGGCTCCGTTGAAGGACAAAAGTGCAAGTCTAGTGGAGATTGATTCTGTTCAAAAGTCAACTTGGCCTAGCCAGCCATTGATAAAGACAACTAATTCTGCATGTAGGATGGATCTTCAAGCTCTGGGAGTTTCTTACAAAATCAAGAGGCTGAAGCAGCAACTCATAATGCTTGAGAGACTGACAGGAAAGCTAGAAATTGGGGAACATACAGAAAACAATGATAGCATGCAGTATGAGATAAAGGGCTTCCAATTACTGATTTCTTTGCTTAATAAACAAATCAGCAGGTACCATTCTCTTCAAGGCAAGACTGATGAACTTTGCAAGAGAATG ACAAAAGTGAACATTCCGGTTCATTAA
- the LOC110655311 gene encoding uncharacterized protein LOC110655311 isoform X1: MDEKGVSSSHLTVSEEKSDSFYPMYFGVSCAFFALKVLSRPDREEERWSELCDKMLQGSAQLLGLLVWRIQREGENSEGYKLLHELGAAKKEIKKLNQMRRDDAKANEKVVSIFASQEQGWLIERKKLRQHAGTLMNELRVLQKSEEEAISEINDKLKEMELLVQEKDKALEEKEHKRKELEEKFTKAENSAEELRETAKREAQEYSTDLWKHKTAFLELASNQQQLEAELGRALRQLESKRQEIDLVLEQKEESVLLTQKLSMEVVKMRKDLEQKDKILSAMLRKSKVYTVEKQMLLKEAELSKAKRKQAELETERWRAVSESKYKRHSLRSMFARQANSRSDDPSIARGTSQIGKGRSQPGDYVLEYENPEFRKDAEVFTPFSESYSPEINDELAFATDLKHLEGWVRSEAEKYATTIEKRHHLEIDAFAEQMRLKDEKLEAFRWQMLSMKIESKRLRSYAAGLSQELSQLRHENMKLEALSLERQEELKALKEQFIVQVTPHISRKTDKDSSLPGPTSAHGASNVKIVKREPEERDQETKADLMEMSPAPDAEKEGGEGAFNKQSTNVIFIVQSPEKEFEEKKNVSNEAPLKDKSASLVEIDSVQKSTWPSQPLIKTTNSACRMDLQALGVSYKIKRLKQQLIMLERLTGKLEIGEHTENNDSMQYEIKGFQLLISLLNKQISRYHSLQGKTDELCKRMHDNDADKSEHSGSLRTKAGTKTLEHFLEETFQLQRYIVATGQKLMEVQSQIASGFAGSPEDVDKSVSFDMKRFTDNIRTLFQEVQRGLEVRIARIIGDLEGTLACEGMIRMRR; the protein is encoded by the exons ATGGATGAAAAAGGGGTCTCTAGTTCGCATTTAACTGTCTCAGAAGAGAAGAGTGATAGCTTCTATCCAATGTATTTTGGTGTTTCTTGTGCTTTCTTTGCTCTCAAAGTCTTATCAAGACCTGATCGGGAAGAAGAAAGATGGTCTGAATTATGTGATAAAATGCTTCAAGGAAGTGCCCAACTCTTGGGATTGCTTGTGTGGAGAATCCAGAGAGAAGGAGAAAATAGTGAAGGATATAAGCTGCTTCATGAGCTAGGGGCTGCAAAGAAAGAGATCAAAAAGCTAAACCAAATGAGACGTGATGATGCAAAGGCGAATGAGAAAGTTGTTAGCATCTTTGCATCACAGGAGCAGGGATGGTTGATTGAGAGGAAAAAGCTCAGGCAGCACGCTGGAACTCTTATGAATGAATTGAGGGTTCTTCAAAAAAGTGAAGAAGAAGCTATTTCTGAAATAAATGATAAATTGAAGGAGATGGAGCTTCTGGTGCAGGAGAAGGATAAGGCATTAGAGGAAAAGGAACATAAGAGGAAGGAGTTAGAAGAAAAGTTTACAAAGGCTGAAAATAGTGCAGAAGAGTTGAGAGAAACTGCAAAACGAGAAGCTCAAGAGTACTCTACTGATCTTTGGAAGCATAAGACTGCTTTTCTTGAGCTGGCGTCTAACCAGCAGCAGCTTGAAGCAGAGCTGGGTAGAGCACTTAGGCAACTTGAATCTAAAAGGCAAGAGATTGATTTGGTCTTGGAACAAAAAGAGGAGTCAGTCCTGTTGACCCAAAAACTTTCCATGGAAGTTGTAAAGATGCGCAAAGATTTAGAGCAGAAAGATAAGATCTTGTCTGCAATGCTCAGGAAATCCAAAGTGTATACAGTTGAGAAGCAAATGCTCCTAAAGGAGGCTGAACTATCAAAGGCTAAGAGGAAGCAAGCTGAACTAGAAACAGAAAGGTGGAGAGCAGTTTCTGAGTCTAAATATAAGAGACATTCATTGAGAAGTATGTTCGCTCGCCAAGCCAATTCAAGGTCAGATGATCCTTCAATTGCCAGAGGGACCTCACAAATTGGGAAAGGGAGATCACAGCCTGGTGATTATGTTCTAGAGTATGAGAATCCCGAGTTCCGAAAGGATGCAGAAGTTTTTACTCCCTTTTCTGAAAGCTACTCACCAGAAATAAATGATGAACTTG CATTTGCAACTGACCTCAAGCATTTGGAAGGGTGGGTTCGCTCAGAAGCAGAAAAGTATGCAACCACAATTGAGAAGAGGCATCATTTAGAAATAGATGCTTTTGCAGAACAGATGAGGCTCAAAGATGAGAAATTAGAAGCTTTTCGTTGGCAAATGCTAAGCATGAAAATAGAATCAAAGCGATTGCGGTCTTACGCTGCAGGACTGAGCCAGGAGTTGTCACAGCTCAGGCATGAGAATATGAAATTGGAAGCATTGTCATTGGAAAGGCAAGAAGAATTAAAAGCTTTGAAAGAGCAATTCATAGTGCAAGTAACACCTCATATTAGCCGGAAGACAGACAAAGATTCATCTCTACCTGGTCCAACATCAGCCCATGGTGCCTCCAATGTTAAGATTGTAAAGAGAGAACCTGAAGAAAGGGATCAAGAAACAAAAGCAGATTTAATGGAAATGTCTCCAGCGCCAGATGCAGAGAAAGAAGGAGGAGAAGGAGCCTTTAATAAACAGTCCACTAATGTTATTTTCATTGTTCAGTCTCCTGAAAAGGAGtttgaagaaaagaagaatgTATCTAATGAGGCTCCGTTGAAGGACAAAAGTGCAAGTCTAGTGGAGATTGATTCTGTTCAAAAGTCAACTTGGCCTAGCCAGCCATTGATAAAGACAACTAATTCTGCATGTAGGATGGATCTTCAAGCTCTGGGAGTTTCTTACAAAATCAAGAGGCTGAAGCAGCAACTCATAATGCTTGAGAGACTGACAGGAAAGCTAGAAATTGGGGAACATACAGAAAACAATGATAGCATGCAGTATGAGATAAAGGGCTTCCAATTACTGATTTCTTTGCTTAATAAACAAATCAGCAGGTACCATTCTCTTCAAGGCAAGACTGATGAACTTTGCAAGAGAATG CATGATAATGATGCAGACAAAAGTGAACATTCCGGTTCATTAAGAACAAAAGCGGGTACTAAAACATTAGAGCATTTTCTTGAAGAAACATTTCAGCTTCAAAGATATATTGTTGCAACAGGACAGAAATTGATGGAAGTTCAGTCCCAGATTGCTTCTGGATTTGCTGGGTCCCCTGAAGATGTTGACAAGTCTGTCAGCTTTGACATGAAGCGCTTTACTGATAACATAAGAACTCTTTTTCAAGAAGTTCAGAGAGGACTCGAAGTTCGAATTGCTCGAA